From the Butyrivibrio fibrisolvens genome, one window contains:
- a CDS encoding ABC transporter permease subunit, with protein MNIKKNINRQNIIALLPLAALAVLFLVFCTVVNAKGYRLDMYLKIVFNEALVLAIVATGATFIYTLGTFDISLGASTLFSATLGVMVYNKTENIALMMAVILLTGIVCSLLNSVLASIFHIPAFVTTVAMMSVLSAVSAQIITVNGGALGGISIPSSVVKPFDNMPFKIAVLLLFFAISVFVFEFTKAGRRMKFVGGNPLCAYLTGIKADKYTILAFVMAGIGIGLGAFLTLVYTPSVTTTTASSIGMNIFIAIVFGGMPISGGARSRIYAALVGGFSYMLLNDILEIVIDSSAAYGITQVISAVFFLIVVYITGMNYKTALLPR; from the coding sequence ATGAATATAAAGAAAAACATAAACAGGCAGAATATCATAGCTCTTTTGCCCCTGGCGGCGCTTGCGGTGCTCTTTTTGGTCTTCTGCACCGTGGTGAATGCAAAGGGTTACAGACTTGATATGTATCTGAAGATCGTGTTCAATGAGGCGCTGGTTCTGGCGATCGTAGCGACGGGAGCAACCTTCATCTATACCCTTGGAACCTTTGATATCAGTCTTGGCGCTTCCACGCTGTTTTCGGCAACTCTCGGAGTAATGGTCTACAACAAAACAGAGAATATAGCGCTGATGATGGCGGTGATACTACTTACGGGAATTGTGTGCTCGCTGCTCAATTCGGTGCTGGCCTCAATCTTCCACATACCGGCCTTTGTAACCACGGTCGCGATGATGTCCGTACTGTCAGCTGTATCTGCGCAGATAATTACGGTAAACGGAGGAGCGCTGGGTGGGATAAGCATTCCCAGCAGCGTAGTAAAGCCCTTTGACAATATGCCCTTCAAGATAGCGGTTCTTTTGTTGTTCTTTGCAATCTCAGTCTTTGTATTCGAGTTCACAAAGGCAGGAAGAAGGATGAAGTTTGTGGGAGGGAATCCCCTCTGTGCCTATCTTACAGGCATCAAAGCCGACAAGTACACGATACTGGCTTTTGTTATGGCGGGTATCGGTATAGGACTCGGAGCATTCCTTACTCTTGTGTATACCCCTTCGGTCACTACGACAACGGCTTCAAGTATAGGAATGAATATCTTTATAGCTATAGTATTCGGAGGAATGCCAATATCGGGAGGCGCAAGATCCAGGATATACGCCGCACTGGTTGGAGGCTTCTCATATATGCTACTGAACGACATTCTGGAGATAGTGATTGATTCCAGTGCAGCATACGGAATAACACAGGTGATCAGCGCAGTTTTCTTCCTGATAGTGGTCTATATCACAGGAATGAATTACAAAACCGCACTATTGCCAAGATAA
- a CDS encoding beta-galactosidase gives MIYKFKQSESKELVRDHLKMGGSNPDGEVISVTNKYFEKGGKPWIGIMGEYHFSRDSRDNWYDELCKMKAGGITIVATYLFWIYHEEIEGEFDFSGDLDIRKFVEDARRAGLYVILRIGPWAHGECRNGGFPDWLVQKDYKLRDNNEQYMAKARIWYEKIYEQVKGLFYKDGGNIIGIQFENELVDNAPHLLALKKLALEIGYEAPIYTVTGWNSIYGAEIPVEEVVPVFGAYVEAPWADSTDKLPLSPHYVFNTTRNDTAIGADLIKDSNESGWQLPYENYPYATCELGAGLHSTHHRRVVVSGMDAYALSLVKLGCGNNLIGYYMYHGGTNKIGKLSTFNESKASGYPNDYPILNYDFHTAMTSYGEVRDQYRLLNLIHLFVNDFGQILAPMDNVGSTKDVAADDLTSLRYAMRTDGRSGFVFINHHQRLAELEDTKDVVIDTGSVIFPSISVTGDKAFFLPFNMDTDAGNLVYATAQPLCKTDNTYFFVEIDGIAPEYKFDDEDVISQKSFVRNGYKFVTISFEQALYARKLGGKLYIGDGVDLYEEDGKIRQIHDGAFEYYVWNGEDFEEVGVLNDDEKFVISSDEDRDKIALNEFEKPHLFQEGIDEPFTPTYLDELNMGCERKRFWRKLTVDKPEGFVNIRYEGDAAQIYADGKLVADEYYIGERFRIPAKLIYGKESYLVYSELKDDCYREF, from the coding sequence ATGATATATAAATTCAAGCAGTCTGAAAGTAAAGAACTAGTCAGAGACCATCTTAAAATGGGTGGTTCAAATCCTGATGGCGAAGTGATAAGTGTTACCAATAAGTATTTTGAAAAGGGCGGAAAACCCTGGATCGGAATAATGGGAGAGTATCACTTCTCAAGAGATTCAAGAGATAACTGGTACGATGAACTGTGTAAGATGAAGGCCGGCGGCATCACTATAGTTGCAACTTATCTTTTCTGGATCTACCATGAAGAGATTGAGGGAGAGTTCGACTTCTCGGGTGATCTTGATATCAGGAAGTTTGTTGAGGATGCAAGAAGAGCAGGATTATATGTGATCCTTAGAATAGGACCATGGGCACACGGCGAATGCAGAAACGGCGGATTTCCTGACTGGCTTGTTCAAAAGGACTATAAGCTTAGAGACAATAACGAGCAGTATATGGCCAAAGCCAGAATCTGGTATGAGAAGATTTATGAGCAGGTCAAGGGACTATTCTATAAAGATGGTGGCAATATAATTGGTATACAGTTTGAAAACGAACTTGTGGACAATGCGCCTCACCTTCTGGCTCTGAAGAAGCTTGCCCTTGAAATTGGTTATGAAGCTCCAATCTATACAGTTACAGGGTGGAACAGTATCTACGGAGCTGAGATCCCTGTAGAAGAGGTGGTTCCTGTCTTTGGAGCATATGTAGAAGCTCCATGGGCTGATAGTACAGATAAGCTTCCTCTTTCACCTCATTATGTTTTTAATACTACAAGGAATGATACGGCGATAGGTGCTGATCTTATCAAAGACAGTAATGAAAGTGGCTGGCAGCTTCCATATGAGAACTATCCATATGCAACTTGCGAACTTGGCGCAGGTCTTCATTCAACTCATCACAGACGAGTAGTAGTATCCGGAATGGATGCATATGCGCTTTCACTTGTTAAGCTTGGATGTGGTAACAATCTCATCGGTTATTATATGTACCACGGCGGAACTAACAAGATCGGCAAGTTGTCCACTTTTAATGAATCCAAGGCTTCAGGATATCCTAATGATTATCCGATTCTGAATTATGATTTCCATACTGCCATGACCTCTTATGGTGAAGTTAGAGACCAGTACAGACTCCTTAATCTGATACACCTTTTTGTTAATGATTTTGGGCAGATACTCGCTCCTATGGATAATGTAGGTTCTACTAAGGACGTAGCTGCTGATGATCTTACCTCTCTTCGATATGCCATGAGAACTGATGGTAGAAGCGGCTTTGTATTTATCAATCACCATCAAAGGCTTGCAGAGCTTGAGGATACTAAAGATGTCGTAATCGATACCGGAAGCGTTATATTTCCAAGTATTAGTGTTACTGGCGATAAAGCTTTCTTTCTTCCATTTAATATGGATACTGACGCAGGCAACCTTGTATATGCAACAGCTCAGCCTCTTTGCAAGACAGATAATACCTACTTCTTCGTAGAAATCGATGGAATAGCGCCGGAATATAAGTTTGATGATGAAGATGTTATCAGTCAAAAGAGCTTTGTGAGAAACGGATATAAATTTGTCACAATCTCATTTGAGCAGGCACTATATGCAAGAAAGCTTGGTGGCAAGCTATATATCGGCGATGGAGTGGACTTGTACGAGGAAGATGGCAAGATCAGACAGATTCATGACGGTGCATTTGAGTACTATGTATGGAACGGCGAGGACTTTGAAGAAGTCGGCGTATTAAATGATGATGAAAAGTTTGTGATCTCTTCTGATGAAGATAGAGACAAGATCGCTTTAAATGAATTTGAAAAGCCTCACCTGTTCCAAGAAGGTATAGATGAGCCATTCACGCCTACGTACCTGGATGAGCTTAATATGGGCTGTGAGAGAAAAAGATTCTGGAGGAAGCTGACTGTTGATAAGCCGGAAGGATTTGTAAATATAAGATATGAAGGCGACGCAGCGCAGATTTATGCTGATGGCAAGCTTGTTGCCGATGAATATTATATAGGCGAGAGATTCAGAATCCCTGCAAAACTTATCTATGGCAAGGAAAGTTATCTTGTATATTCAGAGCTTAAGGATGACTGCTATAGGGAATTTTGA
- a CDS encoding AraC family transcriptional regulator yields the protein MDHTAVKQHIYDITEVEKFYRDYYYARMDKDSLKAFLNGLDMKFVLDRHLLILEKPETIPEVFEDSFFFDLSNNDSIVVQKHERYSPAIEHSHTFFELSYVYDGKCSQTISGRTIEMRTGDFCVIPPGIKHSISVFDDTIVINIMLRRDTLHSMFYSFLNTPNILSSFFLNNIYAKKANDYIMFHTGSDEDIATSFIWMLTESLNRQEYHYQAITNTLLLDFYLIIRNYSESVQMPLFDSRIDVQRYALIQYIQENYKEVTLSDLSEKFHYSNEYTSRLIKELTGMTYTEILRTVRIERSQDLLANSTMSVATIAEAVGYDTTEHYIRQFKKHTKMTPSAYRKESASSRNR from the coding sequence ATGGATCATACAGCGGTAAAGCAGCACATATACGACATTACTGAAGTTGAGAAATTTTACAGAGACTACTATTATGCCAGGATGGACAAAGACAGCCTGAAGGCTTTTCTTAATGGACTTGATATGAAGTTTGTTCTAGACAGACACCTTCTGATCCTGGAAAAGCCCGAGACAATACCAGAGGTATTCGAAGATTCCTTCTTTTTCGACCTGTCAAATAATGACAGTATAGTGGTACAGAAGCACGAGAGATATTCACCGGCCATCGAGCACAGTCATACCTTTTTTGAGCTGAGCTATGTCTATGACGGCAAGTGCTCCCAGACTATCTCCGGAAGGACCATCGAGATGCGTACGGGAGATTTCTGTGTTATTCCTCCCGGGATCAAACACTCCATCAGCGTGTTTGACGACACCATAGTCATAAACATAATGCTTAGAAGGGATACTTTACATTCCATGTTCTATTCCTTCCTGAACACCCCGAATATACTCAGTTCTTTTTTCCTGAATAATATATATGCCAAGAAAGCCAACGACTACATCATGTTCCACACAGGCTCCGATGAGGACATAGCCACTTCCTTTATCTGGATGCTGACAGAATCCCTCAACAGACAGGAGTACCATTACCAGGCCATTACAAATACCCTGCTTCTTGATTTTTATCTGATAATAAGGAACTACTCGGAATCAGTTCAGATGCCGCTGTTTGACAGCCGCATAGATGTACAGCGATATGCCCTTATCCAGTATATTCAGGAGAATTACAAGGAGGTAACTCTCTCAGACCTTTCCGAGAAATTCCATTATTCCAACGAGTACACTTCAAGGCTGATAAAAGAACTGACGGGCATGACCTACACCGAGATCCTCAGGACCGTGCGAATAGAGCGGAGTCAGGATCTTCTTGCCAACTCTACCATGAGTGTTGCCACCATAGCTGAAGCTGTTGGATATGACACCACGGAGCACTATATCCGCCAGTTTAAAAAGCACACAAAAATGACTCCTTCCGCTTATCGAAAGGAGTCTGCATCCAGCAGGAACAGGTAA
- a CDS encoding sugar ABC transporter ATP-binding protein → MNTPILEMKNITKKFGSVTALNGVNLEVYPGEIRGLIGENGSGKSTISSIAAGMQKATSGQMLYEGKAWEPESMIDALNKGIGMVVQESGTITGITVAENIFLAEMKKFKKGLLVDRKRLFEEADRALSNIGITSISGRNMMDSLSFQERKLVEIAKVILKKPKILVIDETSTALSHDGRQIMYGIMKKMKKKGGSVLFISHDLEEIMEVCDTLTVLRDGNLIRTFAKEEFDEELIRTSMIGREIEGDYYRPDFNCSFLDEEAIVVKNLCFNDKLKDVSLTLHRGEILGIGGLADCGMHELGEAIFGALKPESGAVISPKGRHIKSPHIAMTDKIGYVSKDRDRKSLCLEASIKDNIAIAGMNIFKSGAGLITRSAERKYVDEQIDALRIKCSGRDQVVAQLSGGNKQKVVFGKWIGCGSEILILDCPTRGVDIGVKQAMYQLMSKLKSEGKAILMISEELPELIGMSDRVLIMKNGEITGEFKRSKDLSESDIIGCMI, encoded by the coding sequence ATGAATACTCCGATTCTGGAAATGAAAAACATAACAAAAAAATTCGGAAGTGTGACTGCTCTAAACGGAGTAAACCTTGAGGTTTACCCTGGAGAGATAAGAGGTCTCATAGGTGAGAACGGTTCGGGCAAATCCACCATATCTTCCATCGCGGCGGGAATGCAGAAGGCAACCTCGGGGCAGATGTTGTATGAAGGAAAGGCCTGGGAACCCGAGAGCATGATCGATGCACTGAATAAAGGTATAGGAATGGTGGTTCAGGAGAGTGGAACAATAACAGGGATCACCGTTGCGGAAAATATATTTCTGGCAGAGATGAAGAAGTTTAAAAAGGGCCTCCTTGTGGATAGAAAAAGACTCTTCGAGGAAGCGGACAGAGCCCTTTCCAATATAGGAATAACCTCCATTTCCGGAAGAAATATGATGGACAGCCTTTCCTTCCAGGAGAGGAAGCTGGTGGAAATCGCCAAGGTCATACTTAAAAAGCCGAAGATCCTGGTGATAGATGAAACCAGCACGGCACTATCTCATGACGGAAGACAGATCATGTACGGCATCATGAAAAAGATGAAAAAAAAGGGCGGTTCAGTACTTTTTATCTCCCATGATCTTGAGGAAATAATGGAGGTCTGCGACACTCTGACAGTCCTTAGAGACGGTAATCTTATCAGGACCTTCGCTAAAGAGGAATTTGATGAAGAACTTATAAGGACCAGCATGATAGGAAGAGAGATAGAGGGCGATTACTACAGACCGGACTTTAACTGCAGCTTCCTTGATGAAGAAGCCATTGTGGTAAAGAATCTGTGCTTTAATGACAAGCTTAAGGATGTGTCTCTTACACTTCACCGGGGAGAGATCCTGGGAATCGGAGGACTTGCGGACTGCGGGATGCATGAGCTTGGAGAGGCTATATTCGGAGCGCTTAAACCCGAGAGCGGCGCAGTCATATCCCCGAAAGGGCGGCATATAAAGTCTCCCCACATCGCAATGACTGACAAGATAGGATATGTATCCAAAGACAGAGACAGAAAATCCCTTTGTCTTGAGGCCAGCATCAAGGACAATATCGCGATTGCGGGAATGAACATATTCAAATCTGGGGCGGGACTAATAACCAGGTCCGCGGAAAGGAAATATGTAGACGAGCAGATAGATGCCCTGAGGATCAAATGCTCGGGGAGGGATCAGGTAGTAGCACAGCTCTCCGGCGGCAACAAGCAAAAGGTAGTCTTTGGAAAATGGATAGGCTGCGGCAGTGAGATCCTGATACTGGATTGTCCCACGAGAGGTGTGGACATCGGTGTCAAACAGGCAATGTATCAGCTTATGTCAAAGCTTAAGAGCGAAGGAAAAGCTATTCTCATGATAAGCGAAGAACTTCCTGAACTCATTGGGATGAGCGACAGGGTCCTTATTATGAAGAACGGTGAAATAACAGGAGAATTTAAGCGAAGTAAAGATCTGTCCGAGAGCGACATCATAGGATGCATGATCTAG
- a CDS encoding GNAT family N-acetyltransferase: protein MSYLVRRAIEKDIPSLMELLKQVNKVHYDGRPDLFKLETKYSPDELSKIIADNDTPVFVCEGEGGKVLGHGFCVMQRPENTRLLTDILTLYIDDICVDESARGMHVGEAIYEHIIEYARSNGCYNVTLNVWSCNPGAMKFYEKMGLVPYKVGMEKIL, encoded by the coding sequence ATGTCGTATTTAGTTCGAAGAGCAATAGAGAAAGATATTCCATCACTCATGGAACTTTTAAAGCAGGTCAACAAGGTTCATTATGATGGCAGGCCTGATCTTTTTAAATTAGAAACCAAGTATTCACCGGATGAATTAAGTAAGATCATAGCCGATAATGATACACCTGTATTTGTATGCGAGGGTGAAGGTGGTAAAGTTTTGGGACACGGCTTTTGCGTAATGCAAAGACCTGAGAATACGAGGCTTTTAACAGATATTTTGACACTATACATAGATGATATATGTGTTGATGAGTCTGCAAGAGGCATGCATGTGGGCGAAGCTATCTATGAGCATATTATAGAGTACGCCCGCAGTAATGGTTGTTACAATGTCACTCTTAATGTCTGGAGCTGTAATCCCGGTGCAATGAAGTTCTATGAGAAGATGGGGCTTGTGCCTTATAAAGTGGGGATGGAGAAGATTTTGTGA
- a CDS encoding substrate-binding domain-containing protein has protein sequence MNRKVTKVLGLAMAAAMTVMTGCGSSAPAAVSDKADNSADNAVASEASADQGETRKIGVLVADVSGEEALGFRNYYEKYIQNNYNVTFDYTDALASAEDEKAAIEKFASKGYDAVISLSSSDRAQQIETCEEYGIYYAIASGVLDESQYETYKTYEHFVGQVGPSNETEFEAGKEMGKYFKDKGVKSVAIYGAFIPNPMHVYRAAGVIAGLGDTYGGTDDMNGMIGQIFQDQGVDLTKVSGDVEVVAYLQGYGDTTTDELNAAIQKAPEAFISVGMATTFFAQTLSQENIPFSDIDSFTAMNSESMKNGSLEYLAGKYSSSIGPVFALVMDAINGNVIRDPEGNAVSFTQGYLVATDAESFDQYYVNDNGDTPIFDKASLDGIIGQDVTYDDVKALIESK, from the coding sequence ATGAACAGGAAAGTAACAAAGGTACTCGGACTTGCCATGGCAGCAGCCATGACCGTAATGACAGGATGCGGCAGCAGCGCACCTGCTGCGGTTTCAGACAAGGCAGATAACAGCGCTGATAATGCGGTTGCAAGTGAAGCTTCCGCAGATCAGGGTGAAACTCGTAAGATCGGTGTACTTGTTGCAGACGTCAGCGGCGAGGAAGCACTTGGATTCAGAAACTACTACGAGAAATATATTCAGAACAACTACAATGTAACCTTTGATTATACAGATGCTCTTGCAAGTGCTGAGGATGAGAAGGCAGCCATCGAGAAGTTTGCATCAAAGGGATATGACGCCGTTATCTCGCTCTCCAGCAGTGACAGAGCTCAGCAGATCGAGACCTGTGAAGAGTATGGCATCTACTATGCGATTGCATCCGGCGTACTTGATGAGAGTCAGTATGAGACCTACAAGACTTATGAGCATTTTGTCGGCCAGGTTGGACCTTCAAACGAGACAGAGTTTGAAGCCGGCAAGGAGATGGGAAAGTACTTTAAGGATAAGGGAGTAAAGAGCGTTGCCATCTACGGAGCGTTTATCCCCAACCCCATGCACGTATACCGTGCAGCAGGTGTGATCGCCGGACTTGGTGATACCTACGGCGGAACAGATGATATGAACGGTATGATCGGACAGATATTCCAGGATCAGGGTGTTGATCTTACAAAGGTTTCGGGAGATGTTGAAGTGGTAGCTTACCTCCAGGGATATGGCGACACAACCACCGATGAGCTCAATGCAGCAATCCAGAAAGCTCCTGAGGCATTTATCTCAGTGGGAATGGCAACAACTTTCTTTGCTCAGACACTTAGCCAGGAGAACATCCCTTTCTCCGATATCGACTCTTTTACAGCCATGAACAGCGAATCAATGAAGAACGGCTCTCTTGAGTATCTTGCAGGCAAGTACTCTTCTTCCATCGGACCTGTATTCGCTTTGGTAATGGATGCGATTAACGGAAATGTTATAAGAGATCCCGAAGGAAATGCGGTCTCCTTTACTCAGGGCTATCTTGTGGCAACAGATGCAGAATCCTTTGACCAGTACTATGTAAACGACAACGGTGATACACCTATTTTTGACAAGGCAAGTCTTGATGGCATTATCGGTCAGGATGTTACCTATGATGATGTAAAGGCACTTATCGAGAGTAAGTGA
- a CDS encoding Nif11-like leader peptide family natural product precursor has translation MTISEKLDKLFEQAKSDNDLRNKLLNTKSSANPVSDFCSIAAEYGIFINVMDLINEGEEFYAEIKRSTNGGGENSPDLDTWNDEYSVFMMRLEAISN, from the coding sequence ATGACTATTAGCGAGAAACTTGATAAATTGTTTGAACAAGCAAAGTCTGATAATGATCTTAGAAATAAGCTTCTTAATACTAAAAGTTCAGCTAACCCGGTATCAGATTTCTGTTCTATTGCTGCGGAGTATGGTATTTTCATTAATGTAATGGATCTGATAAATGAAGGAGAAGAGTTTTATGCCGAGATTAAAAGAAGCACTAATGGCGGCGGTGAGAATTCTCCGGATCTTGACACCTGGAATGATGAGTATTCTGTGTTTATGATGAGGCTTGAGGCTATTAGTAATTAG
- a CDS encoding ABC transporter permease yields the protein MSTLKKILKTLAIPAAVAVVLEGICLANGQTIISGAKSFDNFVVYTAIVMITTMALSINLNSGRFDFSLGAMAGLSSVIGAKITYVFFKGGSGSALLMLIITVLAGALLGLISGALYCALRLPPIIVSLGVTLVYEGIMYTITGGKYLMSEVQNRSMSGFVGTWLYAAVIIAAVLIFMIIVFERTSFGYDYNALKSGQKVAVATGINEVKNALICYTICGGLMGLVGMLNAARNTTINGGQLNFGSIAIMFTAFLPMFIAGYIGRFGNEKVGFLLSALCMSLLNSTFAVFSNQINATTQSIINAVLLVIFLIYLNNNHLIKRIFAHV from the coding sequence ATGAGCACCCTTAAGAAGATTTTAAAGACATTGGCAATCCCTGCGGCTGTGGCAGTGGTATTGGAAGGAATCTGCCTTGCAAACGGGCAGACCATCATATCGGGAGCAAAGAGCTTTGATAACTTTGTGGTGTATACAGCCATCGTTATGATCACCACCATGGCGCTCTCCATAAACTTAAACAGCGGAAGATTTGATTTTTCCCTGGGGGCAATGGCAGGACTTTCATCTGTGATAGGTGCGAAGATCACATACGTTTTTTTCAAAGGGGGCTCTGGTTCTGCACTTCTTATGCTGATAATAACGGTTCTTGCGGGAGCACTGCTGGGACTTATATCGGGAGCTTTGTACTGCGCTTTGAGGCTTCCGCCCATTATCGTCTCTCTTGGTGTGACCCTGGTATATGAGGGAATAATGTATACCATAACAGGCGGCAAATACCTTATGAGTGAGGTTCAGAACAGATCCATGTCAGGCTTTGTTGGAACCTGGCTTTACGCAGCTGTTATCATTGCGGCGGTTCTTATCTTTATGATCATTGTCTTTGAGCGGACCTCCTTCGGCTATGATTACAACGCCCTTAAGTCAGGGCAGAAGGTAGCAGTAGCCACCGGTATCAATGAGGTTAAAAACGCCCTTATCTGTTACACGATCTGCGGCGGCCTTATGGGACTTGTGGGTATGCTGAATGCCGCAAGAAATACCACTATAAACGGAGGTCAACTGAATTTCGGAAGTATAGCCATTATGTTCACGGCCTTCCTTCCGATGTTCATTGCAGGCTATATCGGAAGGTTCGGAAACGAGAAGGTGGGCTTTCTGCTTTCTGCCCTGTGTATGTCCCTTCTGAATTCCACCTTTGCGGTTTTCTCAAACCAGATAAATGCCACGACTCAGTCGATCATAAACGCAGTACTGCTGGTGATCTTCTTAATCTATTTAAACAATAATCATTTGATCAAGAGAATATTTGCACATGTATAA